The following coding sequences lie in one Polynucleobacter asymbioticus genomic window:
- the uvrA gene encoding excinuclease ABC subunit UvrA, with amino-acid sequence MNNEIKIRGARTHNLKNINLDIPREKLVVLTGLSGSGKSSLAFDTLYAEGQRRYVESLSAYARQFLQLMEKPDVDTIEGLSPAISIEQKATSHNPRSTVGTVTEIHDYLRLLFARAGTPHCPDHDLPLAAQSVSQMVDTVLAMPEDTKLMILAPVVSERKGEFVDLFQDLQAQGFVRFRVRSGGGTTNTAKAEIFEVDQLPALKKNDKHSIEVVVDRIKVRPDIQQRLAESFETALRLADGKAMIVNMDSGKEMIFSSKFACPICSYSLQELEPRLFSFNNPMGACPSCDGLGHQSFFDPKRIVAHPDLSLASGAIKGWDRRNQFYFKLLQTLAKHGGFDVEKPFETLNKKQQDLILLGSGDVTIPFEYINERGKNSIRQHAFEGIVANFERRYRETESATVREELSRYQNVQTCPACSGSRLRKEARFVKVGEGKQSRAIYEISALPLKEAKEYFEALELKGAKREIADKIVKEIGSRLRFLNDVGLDYLSLERSADTLSGGEAQRIRLASQIGSGLTGVMYVLDEPSIGLHQRDNDRLIGTLKHLRDLGNSVLVVEHDEDMIRASDYVIDIGPGAGVHGGEVVAEGTPAQVEANPKSLTGAYLSGREWIAVPEKRIPVNDKFLEIIGARGNNLQSVHAKIPVGLLTCVTGVSGSGKSTLINDTLHHAVAQHIYGSNAEPAAHDAIKGLENFDKVISVDQSPIGRTPRSNPATYTGLFTPIRELFCGVPAARERGYEAGRFSFNVKGGRCDACEGDGVIKVEMHFLPDVYVPCDVCHGKRYNRETLDIRYKGKNIHEVLSMTIEQAHEFFEAVPIVKRKLKTLLDVGLGYVKLGQSATTLSGGEAQRVKLSLELSKRDTGRTLYILDEPTTGLHFHDIQLLLTVLQTLKKQGNTIVIIEHNLDVIKTADWIIDLGPKGGAGGGQIIATGTPEEVAKNEASFTGHYLAPLLVRKPIANKKKK; translated from the coding sequence ATGAATAACGAAATTAAGATCCGCGGTGCACGCACGCACAACCTCAAAAACATCAATCTAGATATCCCTAGAGAGAAATTGGTCGTTTTGACTGGTCTATCTGGCTCGGGTAAAAGCTCTCTCGCTTTTGACACCCTGTATGCCGAAGGCCAACGTCGTTACGTAGAGTCCTTATCTGCCTATGCCCGTCAATTCTTGCAGCTAATGGAGAAACCTGACGTCGATACGATTGAAGGTCTCTCCCCGGCAATCTCTATTGAGCAAAAGGCAACTAGTCATAATCCTCGCTCGACTGTGGGTACGGTTACAGAAATTCATGATTACCTGCGTTTATTGTTTGCACGTGCAGGAACGCCTCACTGCCCAGATCATGATCTGCCACTAGCAGCACAAAGTGTTTCTCAAATGGTTGATACGGTTTTGGCAATGCCGGAAGACACCAAGCTCATGATTTTGGCTCCCGTAGTAAGTGAGCGCAAAGGTGAATTCGTAGACTTGTTCCAAGATCTTCAAGCACAGGGTTTTGTGCGCTTTCGCGTGCGCTCTGGCGGCGGCACAACGAATACTGCCAAAGCAGAAATCTTTGAAGTTGATCAACTACCAGCACTGAAGAAAAACGATAAGCACTCTATCGAAGTAGTTGTAGATCGCATTAAAGTGCGTCCCGATATTCAGCAGCGTTTAGCAGAATCTTTTGAAACCGCTCTGCGCCTTGCTGACGGTAAAGCGATGATAGTCAACATGGACTCTGGCAAGGAGATGATTTTCTCCAGTAAATTTGCTTGTCCCATCTGTTCGTACTCTTTGCAAGAATTAGAGCCACGCCTCTTCTCATTCAATAATCCGATGGGTGCGTGCCCATCTTGTGATGGATTGGGCCATCAATCCTTCTTCGATCCAAAACGCATTGTTGCGCATCCCGATTTATCACTAGCCTCGGGTGCTATCAAGGGATGGGATCGTCGTAATCAGTTTTATTTCAAACTCTTACAGACACTAGCCAAACATGGTGGCTTTGATGTCGAGAAGCCTTTTGAGACTCTCAATAAGAAGCAGCAAGATCTTATTTTACTGGGCTCTGGTGACGTCACCATTCCATTTGAATACATCAATGAGCGTGGCAAGAACAGTATTCGTCAACACGCCTTTGAAGGTATTGTTGCCAATTTTGAACGTCGCTATCGTGAGACCGAATCTGCGACAGTCCGCGAAGAACTATCTCGATATCAAAATGTGCAAACCTGCCCAGCATGTAGTGGCAGCCGTTTACGCAAAGAAGCACGCTTTGTCAAAGTAGGTGAAGGCAAACAATCCCGCGCCATTTATGAAATCAGCGCCCTACCACTCAAAGAAGCTAAAGAATATTTTGAAGCTCTCGAGCTCAAAGGCGCTAAACGAGAAATCGCCGACAAGATTGTCAAGGAAATTGGTTCGCGTCTGCGCTTCCTCAATGATGTTGGCTTAGATTACCTCTCGCTAGAGCGCAGTGCAGATACGCTATCTGGTGGTGAAGCTCAGCGTATTCGTCTGGCTTCTCAGATTGGCTCTGGTTTGACCGGTGTGATGTACGTTCTAGATGAGCCCTCTATTGGTTTACATCAGCGCGATAACGATAGACTCATCGGCACCCTCAAGCACCTACGCGATCTAGGCAATAGCGTATTAGTAGTAGAGCATGATGAAGATATGATTCGCGCCTCCGACTATGTGATTGATATTGGTCCTGGTGCAGGTGTGCATGGCGGTGAAGTGGTAGCTGAAGGCACTCCCGCACAGGTAGAAGCAAACCCCAAGTCCCTAACAGGCGCCTACTTATCTGGTCGCGAGTGGATCGCGGTTCCAGAAAAACGTATTCCCGTAAATGATAAGTTCCTAGAAATCATTGGTGCGCGCGGCAACAACTTGCAATCTGTTCACGCCAAAATTCCAGTCGGCTTATTAACCTGCGTTACTGGCGTATCTGGCTCTGGTAAATCAACGCTGATTAATGACACTTTGCATCACGCGGTTGCACAACATATCTACGGCTCAAATGCGGAACCAGCAGCACATGATGCAATTAAAGGCTTGGAGAACTTTGACAAGGTTATTAGCGTAGACCAATCTCCAATTGGTAGAACACCTCGCTCTAATCCCGCCACTTACACTGGATTGTTTACCCCCATCAGAGAACTCTTTTGCGGCGTACCTGCTGCGCGCGAGCGTGGCTATGAAGCAGGACGTTTTTCTTTCAACGTCAAAGGTGGTCGTTGTGATGCCTGCGAAGGTGACGGCGTCATTAAAGTAGAAATGCATTTCTTGCCAGACGTCTATGTACCTTGCGATGTGTGTCACGGCAAGCGCTATAACCGTGAAACTTTAGACATTCGCTACAAAGGTAAGAATATTCATGAAGTTCTCTCGATGACGATCGAGCAAGCTCATGAATTCTTTGAAGCGGTACCGATTGTTAAACGCAAGCTTAAAACATTGCTGGATGTCGGCTTAGGTTATGTGAAGTTGGGTCAAAGTGCCACAACCTTATCGGGCGGTGAAGCCCAGCGCGTCAAACTCTCGCTAGAACTTTCTAAACGCGATACTGGTAGAACACTGTACATCTTAGATGAGCCAACTACAGGCTTACATTTTCACGATATTCAACTCTTGCTAACAGTACTGCAGACCCTCAAAAAACAAGGCAACACGATCGTCATCATTGAGCACAACTTAGATGTGATTAAAACTGCCGATTGGATTATTGATCTGGGTCCTAAGGGTGGCGCTGGCGGTGGGCAAATTATTGCTACAGGCACACCCGAAGAAGTGGCAAAGAATGAGGCTAGCTTTACTGGTCACTACTTAGCACCACTGCTAGTTCGCAAACCAATCGCCAATAAAAAGAAAAAGTAA
- the lptA gene encoding lipopolysaccharide transport periplasmic protein LptA: MSFLRKLAMHYGLIVACFISTAHAEKADQDKPVVLEAEKVSVNDVQQVYELDGQVLLTKGSILITGDKGNIKVDPEGYEYVDVQGNPESTASFRQRREGPANEFMQGRGQTVTYNAKTELLTLTGDANLKRLHNMQILDQLRGWKIDYDDVLQRYQVTPPPNAKAEDLPLARSILSPRRKATLEK; the protein is encoded by the coding sequence ATGAGCTTCTTGCGCAAACTGGCCATGCACTATGGATTGATAGTGGCTTGTTTTATCAGCACTGCTCATGCTGAAAAAGCAGATCAAGATAAGCCGGTTGTTTTGGAAGCGGAAAAAGTTTCTGTGAATGACGTACAACAGGTCTACGAGCTCGACGGTCAGGTACTCTTAACCAAAGGTAGCATTCTAATTACCGGCGATAAAGGCAACATCAAAGTTGATCCTGAGGGTTATGAATATGTTGATGTTCAAGGTAATCCAGAGTCGACCGCCAGTTTCCGACAAAGACGTGAAGGTCCGGCAAATGAGTTTATGCAAGGTCGAGGCCAAACGGTTACCTACAACGCCAAGACTGAGCTCCTGACATTGACAGGGGATGCCAACTTAAAGCGTCTGCACAATATGCAAATCCTGGATCAATTGCGCGGCTGGAAGATCGATTACGACGATGTACTACAGCGCTATCAAGTCACGCCGCCGCCAAATGCTAAAGCAGAGGACCTACCTTTAGCTAGATCGATCCTTTCACCAAGAAGAAAAGCTACACTAGAGAAATGA
- a CDS encoding monovalent cation:proton antiporter family protein — MPSVLQLTLILLASGVAGVVIFRYFGLPPILGYLAIGVLIGPHALSLANDSATVKYLAEFGVVFLMFSIGLEFNLHKLRAMRTIVFGLGGSQVILTMLLAVPASLLMNWIYPISWQAAIALGGALAMSSTAIVTKLIADRSEIETEHGRNIIGILLFQDLAVVFLLILLPSLGKNPGDLFLALTAASIKIAVALVLIFVIGQTLMSRWFSLVAKLRSQELFMLNLLLIVLGMAGLTEHFGLSLALGAFLAGMLIAETPYRHQVEEDVKPFRDVLLGLFFITVGMLLDFEVIHQQWMLVLLLLIGPLIFKFGLIALLSRAFGSSPGISIRTGLCLAQAGEFGFVLLNQIDGLDLIDPALSQAVLAAMLLSMFGAPFLIQYSDRIAMRFSSNEWLLQSLALTRVAAKSVRTENHVVICGFGRSGQSLARMLDQEKIPYIALDMDPDRVKEAAAAGDNVVYGDASRENYLVAAGLARAKAVVITYADTPASFKVLHQVEHLRPGMTVLVRTKDDADLAKLQAAGATEVVPELIEGSLMMASHVLLMMGVPMRKVVRRITSAREARYSLLRGYFRGVDDEVDTKESWRLHSVTLLPESASIGKTLEELHLENEGVSVQSVRRKVGGSDYVKLELTPDLRLQANDILVLSGNSEATDLAESKLL, encoded by the coding sequence ATGCCGTCAGTCCTTCAGTTAACTCTCATCTTGCTGGCCTCCGGAGTGGCCGGGGTAGTTATTTTCCGCTATTTTGGGCTACCCCCTATTTTGGGCTATCTCGCCATTGGCGTCCTAATTGGGCCGCATGCCCTTAGTTTGGCTAATGATTCAGCCACAGTGAAGTATTTGGCTGAATTTGGCGTGGTTTTCTTGATGTTTTCGATTGGCTTGGAATTTAACCTCCACAAGCTTCGGGCTATGCGGACCATCGTATTTGGTTTGGGTGGTAGCCAGGTCATTTTGACTATGCTGCTAGCAGTCCCAGCTAGTCTGCTGATGAACTGGATTTACCCGATCTCCTGGCAGGCAGCCATTGCCTTGGGTGGTGCTCTGGCAATGTCCTCAACGGCCATCGTCACCAAACTCATTGCTGATCGTTCTGAGATCGAAACTGAGCATGGCCGCAACATCATCGGTATTTTGCTGTTCCAGGATTTGGCAGTGGTTTTCCTGTTGATTTTGTTGCCCTCGCTTGGCAAGAATCCCGGTGACCTATTTTTAGCGCTGACTGCTGCCTCTATCAAGATTGCGGTGGCATTAGTACTGATTTTTGTTATTGGCCAAACTTTGATGAGTCGTTGGTTTAGTTTGGTCGCCAAGCTACGCTCCCAAGAACTCTTCATGCTGAACCTCTTGCTCATTGTTTTGGGTATGGCAGGTCTTACTGAGCACTTTGGTTTATCGCTAGCGCTCGGTGCTTTCTTGGCAGGAATGTTGATTGCAGAGACGCCTTATCGTCATCAAGTAGAAGAGGACGTCAAGCCATTTAGGGATGTGCTGTTGGGCCTCTTCTTTATTACCGTTGGCATGCTGCTCGATTTTGAAGTGATCCACCAGCAGTGGATGTTGGTCCTACTATTATTGATTGGCCCTCTGATTTTCAAGTTCGGTTTGATTGCATTGTTGTCACGTGCTTTCGGCTCAAGTCCTGGTATCTCAATTCGGACGGGATTATGTTTAGCGCAGGCTGGTGAATTCGGATTCGTTCTTTTAAATCAAATTGATGGCTTGGACTTAATTGACCCCGCTTTGAGTCAAGCGGTATTGGCAGCAATGCTGCTCTCGATGTTTGGCGCACCTTTCTTGATTCAATATAGTGATCGGATTGCGATGCGTTTTTCTAGTAACGAATGGTTGCTGCAATCATTAGCGCTGACGCGTGTTGCAGCTAAAAGTGTTCGTACAGAAAACCATGTGGTCATCTGTGGGTTTGGTCGTTCGGGCCAAAGCTTAGCGCGCATGCTTGATCAAGAAAAAATTCCTTACATTGCCTTGGATATGGATCCAGACCGCGTCAAAGAAGCCGCCGCTGCTGGAGATAACGTGGTCTATGGCGATGCTAGCCGAGAAAATTATTTAGTTGCAGCAGGTTTAGCAAGAGCAAAGGCAGTGGTGATTACGTATGCAGATACACCGGCAAGCTTCAAAGTCTTGCATCAAGTGGAGCACCTCCGTCCAGGCATGACAGTGCTAGTGCGCACCAAAGATGATGCAGACTTAGCAAAGCTTCAGGCTGCGGGCGCGACTGAGGTAGTGCCAGAGTTAATTGAAGGCAGTTTGATGATGGCCTCCCATGTTTTATTAATGATGGGTGTGCCAATGCGTAAGGTAGTTAGACGTATTACGAGTGCGCGTGAAGCTCGCTACAGTCTATTGCGTGGCTACTTCCGTGGAGTTGATGATGAGGTAGACACCAAGGAATCGTGGCGTTTGCATTCGGTTACCTTATTGCCTGAGTCAGCCAGCATTGGGAAGACTCTTGAGGAATTGCATCTTGAAAATGAGGGTGTTAGTGTGCAGTCAGTTAGACGAAAAGTGGGCGGCTCTGATTATGTCAAATTAGAGCTCACTCCAGACTTACGCTTGCAGGCTAACGATATCTTAGTGCTCTCGGGCAACTCAGAAGCGACTGATTTAGCCGAATCTAAGTTGCTCTAA
- a CDS encoding KpsF/GutQ family sugar-phosphate isomerase codes for MIAKTRDRTLKLARDTLTIEAAALHTMRDRLEGANADALVLAVDLLHSCKGRIVVSGIGKSGHIARKIAATFASTGSPAFFVHPAEASHGDLGMVTRDDVFVALSNSGETDELLTIVPIVKRTGAKLIALTGAPNSSLAKLADAHLDTSVEKEACPLNLAPTTSTTAALAMGDALAVALLDARGFQAEDFQRSHPGGRLGRKQLMHVSEVMRSFDETPKIAISASLQDALLEMTAKRMGMVVTLDSSNKVAGIFTDGDLRRLLEKSTNLDGLTLEKAITSAPRTIPPELLAEEAIEMMEKHRINHLVVTDPKGALLGALNLHDLFAAKVI; via the coding sequence ATGATAGCTAAGACTCGTGATCGAACCCTAAAGCTTGCACGCGACACCCTCACAATCGAGGCTGCTGCACTGCACACTATGCGTGACCGCCTTGAAGGCGCGAATGCTGACGCCCTGGTATTGGCGGTGGATTTACTGCACTCCTGCAAAGGCCGTATCGTCGTTTCTGGAATTGGCAAATCCGGGCATATTGCCCGTAAGATTGCTGCCACCTTTGCCTCTACTGGCTCTCCTGCTTTTTTTGTTCATCCTGCGGAAGCCAGCCATGGCGACCTGGGAATGGTGACTCGTGATGATGTCTTTGTTGCACTTTCTAATTCTGGCGAGACTGATGAGCTTCTCACCATCGTGCCAATCGTCAAGCGCACTGGCGCAAAACTCATTGCATTGACTGGCGCACCAAACTCTTCTTTAGCAAAGTTGGCGGATGCCCATTTAGACACCAGTGTTGAAAAAGAAGCTTGCCCACTGAACTTAGCGCCAACCACCAGTACAACCGCAGCACTCGCTATGGGTGATGCCTTAGCCGTTGCCTTACTAGATGCTCGTGGCTTTCAGGCTGAAGATTTCCAGCGATCACACCCAGGTGGACGGTTAGGCCGCAAACAACTCATGCATGTCAGCGAAGTCATGCGTAGCTTTGATGAGACTCCTAAGATTGCAATCTCTGCTTCCTTACAAGATGCTTTACTAGAAATGACAGCTAAACGTATGGGCATGGTAGTGACCTTAGATAGCTCAAATAAAGTTGCTGGTATTTTTACTGATGGTGATTTACGTCGCCTTCTAGAGAAGAGTACCAATCTAGATGGTCTCACTTTAGAAAAAGCGATTACTTCAGCACCGCGCACTATTCCCCCTGAACTACTAGCAGAAGAAGCTATTGAGATGATGGAAAAACATCGCATTAATCATTTGGTGGTAACTGATCCAAAAGGCGCATTACTGGGAGCGCTGAATCTCCATGATTTATTTGCTGCCAAAGTAATTTAA
- the lptC gene encoding LPS export ABC transporter periplasmic protein LptC, translating to MELNAQKIKLSIWRTLLRLMPLILMGTLTLVTFWLVKKNTPAEKSAIERVRLHEPDYTITNGALSALNEFGNTKYRVLGKKVIHYDDDASIDIETPRIRLFPPEKSPITVKADKGHLDGDLTILDLMDNAEIFRPPQAATATEPARPRMLARSSYFKVLINDDIIETDKPITLEQGVSVMRSTDGGVFNNIEQSMVLSGQVRGRIERAQPGVQP from the coding sequence ATGGAACTAAATGCCCAAAAAATCAAACTAAGTATCTGGCGTACATTGTTACGCCTGATGCCATTGATCTTAATGGGCACTCTAACTCTCGTTACGTTTTGGCTGGTCAAGAAAAATACTCCAGCGGAAAAATCGGCTATAGAGCGCGTACGCTTACACGAACCCGACTATACGATTACCAATGGCGCTCTATCTGCCCTCAATGAATTTGGTAATACGAAATACCGAGTGCTGGGCAAGAAAGTGATTCACTATGATGATGACGCTTCTATCGATATAGAAACACCTCGCATACGCTTGTTCCCGCCTGAAAAATCACCGATTACCGTCAAAGCGGATAAAGGCCATTTAGATGGCGATCTAACGATCTTAGATCTCATGGACAACGCCGAAATATTTCGGCCACCTCAGGCTGCTACAGCAACTGAACCGGCAAGACCGCGCATGCTGGCACGCTCTTCCTACTTCAAGGTGCTCATTAACGACGATATTATTGAAACCGATAAACCCATTACGCTTGAGCAAGGAGTTTCTGTAATGCGCTCAACCGATGGCGGCGTATTCAACAATATTGAACAAAGTATGGTGTTATCTGGACAAGTAAGAGGTCGTATCGAGCGTGCTCAACCTGGAGTACAGCCATGA
- a CDS encoding KdsC family phosphatase, translated as MPSAFHAHNTNPLSQYPQAWDRAGTVKLLVLDVDGVLTNGQVLIGENGKESLKAFDIQDGLGIKLLEKIGIPTAIITGRSSKMVLARCDELGIKHVHMGVENKAAALEKILQSLGLKSSDCAVMGDDWPDFQMMKSAGLKICPAQGHNAVKEIAHFVTTQAGGTGAVREVCDLILKAQNRYEELLAQARA; from the coding sequence ATGCCTAGCGCCTTTCATGCCCACAACACTAACCCGCTAAGCCAATATCCACAGGCCTGGGATCGCGCCGGGACAGTTAAACTACTTGTACTCGACGTTGATGGTGTCCTGACGAATGGTCAAGTATTGATTGGCGAGAATGGCAAAGAATCTCTGAAGGCTTTCGATATTCAGGATGGTTTAGGGATTAAGCTATTAGAAAAAATTGGTATACCAACTGCCATCATCACTGGGCGTAGCTCCAAAATGGTTTTGGCTCGCTGTGATGAACTCGGCATCAAACACGTACACATGGGTGTTGAGAATAAAGCAGCGGCCTTAGAAAAAATTCTGCAATCGCTTGGTCTCAAGTCATCTGATTGCGCTGTGATGGGTGATGACTGGCCTGACTTTCAAATGATGAAGTCTGCCGGTCTAAAGATCTGCCCTGCACAAGGCCATAATGCCGTGAAAGAAATAGCTCACTTTGTAACTACTCAAGCGGGTGGTACGGGTGCGGTACGAGAAGTCTGCGATCTGATATTGAAGGCGCAAAACCGCTATGAGGAACTATTAGCTCAGGCGCGCGCTTAA